From the Candidatus Poseidoniia archaeon genome, the window CGTCCGGTCGCCATGGACCAGTTCGAAACCGACTTCGGCGCGGGCGATGGCGAGCACCGTCACGGCGCGCATGATGTGCCGCAGCTCGGTCGCCGGCCGCTTCAGGTGCTTGGCACGCGCCGGCAGCGCATGGAACAGCTCCGCTACCTCGACCGTCGTCCCGGTCGGCGCGGCGATATCCTCGACCGCCTCGACGCGGTTGTCTTCGACCAGTACCCGCGTCCCGTTATCCGCATCGGGCTCGCAGGTTGTCAGCCGCACACGGGCGACGGCAGCGATGGACGCCAGTGCCTCGCCGCGGAAGCCGGCGGTCGCCGCTTCGAGCAGGTCGTCGAAATCGCGGATTTTGGACGTCGCGTGCTTCTGGAACGCCAGCAGCGCGTCGCCGCGCTCCATCCCGCAGCCGTCGTCGCGGACGCTCACCAGCGCAACGCCGCCCTCCTCGACGCGCACCGCGATGCGGGTCGCGCCGGCATCGAGCGCGTTCTCGACCAGTTCCTTGACAACTGACGCCGGCCGCTCGATGACCTCGCCGGCGGCGATGCGGTTTACAGTATGCTCGTCCAGCAGCCGGATGCGCCCCATCGGAGACGCGCAGCCGCGAGCGGTTAATCAGCCTGACCTTGGATTCAGGTGCCGTTTTTCCCGGGCGTCAGGTCGCGCAGCAGGTTGCTGAACGCCTGCACCAGCGAGATGCCGTAGCGGCTCGAGACGACATGCGCTATGCCGAAATAGGCCAGCACCGCCGCGCCCGACAGCAGCGCGCTCTCGGGAATCAGCCCGATTTCGCCGAACTCGTACATCGCCTTCGAGACCAGGAAGGCGGCGAAAAGCAGCAGCAGCACGGTCGAGCCGTCGAACAGCAGCCGCAGGTCAATCTTGCGCGTCGACGAGAAAATCAGCCAGCCAAGCCCGCACGCCAGCACGATGCCGACCAGCGCGCCAACGCGGGCGTCGACGGTCTGCGTCCCGGCACCGAGAAAGATTACTGTCTCGACCCCCTCGCGCCAGACCGAAACGAAGGCGAGCAGCCCCATCCCGAAGGCTTCGCGGCGCTCGATGGCCGCCTCCGCCTTGCGCTCGAGCATGCGGCGCGTGTCGTGGCCGAAGATGTGCAGCACCACCGTCGTAATCAGCGCCGCCGCGAACAGGTATAGAATACCCTCGAAGAGCTCCTCGTTATACTTCGAGAACTCGCCCGCGAGCAGGAAAAACGCCTGCCAGGTCACGATGGACGCGACGAGCGCCGCCGCGACGCCCGCCCAGACCCAGCGCACCATCGCGCCGCGGTCGGTGCGCTGCAACAGCGCGACCAGAATGCCGATAATCAGCGCGGCTTCGAGCGCCTCGCGGAAGCCGATTACGCCCCCCGCAGCCAGTTCATCAAGGTTGGATAACATGGATTTCGGGCGACCTAAAAAACGGCCCTATTTAATATTTAGGGCGACCTAAAAAATCGCGTTGCGAGCGATGGACTTATGGCCCGCGCGCGGCTGCCGCACCATGCCCGGCGCCCTCTACCTGCTGCTGAGCGGTCCCGCCGACGCGGTCCGCGCGCTGGAGCTGCTGCGGCTGGCGGAATCGCAGGCCGGCAGCGGCGACCACGGCGTCGCCGTGCTGCTACAGGGCGACGCGGTTGCGTGGCTGGCCGGGAGCGATGATGACGAAGCGGCCGGCGCGGTGCTGGCAGACGAATCGCTCACGGAAGCGCAGGCGGCGTTGCAGGTCATCGGCGAGCTGGGCGGCGCGGTCTTCGCCTGCTCGCATTCGCTCGCCGAGCGCGGCATCGTGCCGGCGCTGAAGGTGCGCGAAGCGCTCGCGCCGCAGCGCGTCTCGCAAGCCATCGCGCGCGGCTGGCAGGTCATCTCCGGGTGACGCGCCGCGCCAGCGCGCTGGCACGGCGCAAAAGCGTTTAACAGCCCCCTGAAGTGGCGCGCTTACCGCGGTCCCGAAGGCCGCTAATGGAGTGAATTATATGGGCAACGCAATCGAAGTAACAGACGACACGTTCGAGTCAACTATCGCCGACAACAAGCTGGTGCTGGTCGACTTCTGGGCACCCTGGTGCGGCCCCTGCCGCATGGTGGCGCCGGTGCTGGACGAAATCTCCGGCGAGCACGGCGACAAGGTGACCATCGCCAAGGTGAACACCGACGAGAACCAGGCGGTCGCGTCAAAGCACGGCATCATGTCCATCCCGACCATGATGCTCTTCAAGAACGGGGAGAAAATCGACCAGATGGTCGGCGCGCTGCCCAAGCCGCAGATTATGGCGAAGCTCGAGCCGCATTTCTAGGCTCAAAACGTCGCGCACGTTCAGCCGGCAACGACCCGTACTTCGTCGCGCTCCAGTTCGGCCCGCAGCTCCGTCGCGTCGGCAGCCGAGAGCCGGCAGCGCAACGCGAACACTTCGTACATGCCTTCGATACCGCACGCCTCGACCGCCACCGCACCGCCGCCCGCCGGTATGAGCGTGACGTTGACCAGCCCGTCGAGCGGGATGCCGCCGGTAGGTGCCCGCCCCGCGAACTGGTCGAGCAGCTCGCGCGCAGTCGGCGTCCCGCCGTCGAGCACCAGTACGTCGCCGTAGAGCATCAGCCAGCGCCCGCGATGGCCGACCACCGGCCACGCGCGCGAAGCCGGCAGCGGCGGCCGCTCCGCCTGCGGCACCCCCGCCCAGCGGCCGGTCTCCTCGCTCCAGTCGTCAGCCTCGGCGGCCGCAACGCCGGCAGCGCCCGCCGCACCGCCCTCCCCCGGCGCGCTGCCGGGCGGAATCGCCAGCAGCGCGACCGCGGGCGCCCAGCGGTTGCCGTCCCAGAAGTGCGCCGCGTGCGACAGCGCGCCGCTCTCCAGGTCGGCGCGCAGCCGCGACACCGGCATCGGCCCGAAGGTCGCGTCGCCGACCCGCACGGGGTATTCGAGCTCGCTCACGCCGGTGCTGGTGGGTTACTATCGTAGCGGTCGCCGTCGGTCCAGATGGTCTGGTGCCAGTATGTGTCGTCGAAGTTAGTGTTAGTAACAGTCGCTGACGTGAAGTCGGCGAATTTCAGGTCCGCACCGTACAGGTCGGCACCCGTCAGGTTTGCATGCATTAGGTGGGCACCCGTCAGGTCCGCATAAGACAGGTCGGCATCCGTCAGGTCCGCACTGGACAGGCTGGCATCCGTCAGGTCCGCAGACCCCAG encodes:
- a CDS encoding DsrE family protein; translation: MPGALYLLLSGPADAVRALELLRLAESQAGSGDHGVAVLLQGDAVAWLAGSDDDEAAGAVLADESLTEAQAALQVIGELGGAVFACSHSLAERGIVPALKVREALAPQRVSQAIARGWQVISG
- a CDS encoding FTR1 family protein, with the translated sequence MLSNLDELAAGGVIGFREALEAALIIGILVALLQRTDRGAMVRWVWAGVAAALVASIVTWQAFFLLAGEFSKYNEELFEGILYLFAAALITTVVLHIFGHDTRRMLERKAEAAIERREAFGMGLLAFVSVWREGVETVIFLGAGTQTVDARVGALVGIVLACGLGWLIFSSTRKIDLRLLFDGSTVLLLLFAAFLVSKAMYEFGEIGLIPESALLSGAAVLAYFGIAHVVSSRYGISLVQAFSNLLRDLTPGKNGT
- the trxA gene encoding thioredoxin, which gives rise to MGNAIEVTDDTFESTIADNKLVLVDFWAPWCGPCRMVAPVLDEISGEHGDKVTIAKVNTDENQAVASKHGIMSIPTMMLFKNGEKIDQMVGALPKPQIMAKLEPHF